One Nesterenkonia populi DNA window includes the following coding sequences:
- a CDS encoding winged helix-turn-helix transcriptional regulator, with the protein MEVCPVEVAVSVLGGTWKLTLVKHLMEGTRRFGELSRLVPSANRKTLTRQLRELEEDGIVSREIYAEVPPRVEYSLTELGQSLAPLIDQANRWGTSYSQHVHTEAASS; encoded by the coding sequence ATGGAAGTCTGCCCAGTCGAGGTAGCGGTGTCCGTCTTGGGCGGAACGTGGAAGCTGACACTGGTGAAGCACCTGATGGAAGGCACACGCCGATTTGGAGAACTCAGCCGCCTGGTGCCAAGCGCGAACCGAAAAACCCTCACCCGCCAACTTCGAGAACTAGAAGAAGACGGAATCGTCAGCCGGGAAATATATGCCGAGGTCCCACCCAGAGTCGAATACTCACTTACTGAACTGGGACAGAGTCTCGCGCCACTTATCGACCAAGCAAACCGATGGGGCACAAGCTACAGCCAACACGTGCATACAGAAGCTGCCTCCAGCTAA
- the gltX gene encoding glutamate--tRNA ligase: protein MSTPAAAPADIPTVDAETPVRVRFCPSPTGTPHVGLIRTALFNWAYARHTGGKLIFRIEDTDAARDSEESYQQLLEALAWLGIDWDEGAETGGPHGPYRQSQRGEIYQDVLAKLLEAGYVYEAFSSPEEVEQRHKAAGRDPKLGYDNYDRSLTEEQKEAFRAEGRQPVLRLRMPDEDIAFTDLVRGEITFQAGSTPDFVVARANGAPLYTLVNPVDDALMEITHVLRGEDLLSSTPRQIALYRALHGVGVAKHMPAFGHLPYVMGEGSKKLSKRDPESNLFHHRDRGFIREGLLNYLALLGWSLSADEDIFTVDELVESFDVKDVLGNPARFDSKKAEAINGTHIRRLEPGDFRDRLVPYLQAQGLVGEALTEEQGRILDGAAPLVQERIALLAEGADMMAFLFTADGSLVIEDKAFSGLGEKDAILETLDASAAALEKVEDDAWATGAIEEALRAALIDGLGLKPRKAFGAVRAAMSGRKVSPPLFESMEILGRASSLARIARFRGMVESR from the coding sequence ATGAGCACCCCTGCGGCCGCCCCCGCTGATATCCCCACTGTTGACGCCGAGACTCCGGTCCGCGTCCGGTTCTGCCCCTCGCCCACCGGCACCCCGCATGTGGGGCTCATCCGCACCGCCCTGTTCAACTGGGCCTACGCGCGGCACACCGGCGGCAAGCTGATCTTCCGGATCGAGGACACCGACGCCGCCAGGGACTCTGAGGAGTCCTACCAGCAGCTGCTGGAGGCCCTGGCATGGTTGGGGATCGACTGGGACGAAGGCGCGGAGACCGGTGGTCCCCACGGGCCCTACCGGCAGTCCCAGCGCGGGGAGATCTACCAGGATGTGCTCGCCAAGCTGCTGGAGGCCGGCTACGTGTACGAGGCGTTCTCCTCACCGGAGGAGGTCGAGCAGCGGCACAAGGCTGCCGGCCGGGACCCCAAGCTCGGCTACGACAACTACGACCGGAGCCTCACCGAGGAGCAGAAGGAGGCTTTCCGCGCGGAGGGCCGCCAGCCGGTGCTGCGTCTGCGGATGCCGGATGAGGACATCGCCTTCACCGACCTGGTCCGGGGGGAGATCACCTTCCAGGCCGGCTCGACCCCGGACTTCGTCGTCGCCCGTGCCAATGGGGCTCCGCTGTACACGCTGGTGAACCCGGTGGATGACGCGCTGATGGAGATCACCCATGTGCTGCGCGGAGAGGACCTGCTGTCCTCCACGCCGAGGCAGATCGCCCTGTACCGGGCGCTGCACGGCGTGGGCGTGGCGAAGCACATGCCTGCCTTCGGGCACCTGCCGTACGTGATGGGGGAGGGGAGCAAGAAGCTCTCCAAGCGTGACCCGGAGTCCAACCTGTTCCATCACCGGGATCGGGGCTTCATCCGTGAGGGGCTGCTGAACTACTTGGCACTGCTGGGTTGGTCCCTCTCTGCGGATGAGGACATCTTCACTGTGGATGAGCTGGTGGAGAGCTTTGATGTCAAAGATGTGCTGGGCAACCCGGCCCGCTTCGACTCCAAGAAGGCGGAGGCCATCAACGGCACCCACATCCGTCGGCTGGAGCCGGGTGACTTCCGTGACCGGCTGGTGCCTTACCTGCAGGCCCAGGGCCTGGTGGGTGAGGCCCTGACGGAGGAGCAGGGCCGTATTCTCGACGGTGCGGCGCCGCTGGTCCAGGAGCGCATCGCGCTGCTGGCCGAGGGCGCTGACATGATGGCGTTCCTGTTCACCGCGGACGGTTCTCTGGTCATTGAGGACAAGGCCTTCAGCGGGCTGGGGGAGAAGGACGCGATCCTTGAGACCCTGGATGCCTCTGCTGCCGCGCTGGAGAAGGTCGAGGACGATGCGTGGGCCACTGGGGCGATCGAGGAGGCGCTGCGGGCGGCGCTGATCGATGGGCTGGGTCTGAAGCCTCGTAAGGCGTTCGGCGCGGTGCGTGCGGCGATGTCCGGGCGTAAGGTGTCCCCTCCGCTGTTCGAGTCGATGGAGATTCTGGGGAGGGCGTCTTCGCTGGCTCGCATCGCCCGTTTCCGGGGGATGGTTGAGTCCCGCTGA
- a CDS encoding fumarylacetoacetate hydrolase family protein has product MRIARFVVNDEPAYGLLNEDDTLTELVGDPLYGGVQPTGNTHQLDDVRLVAPVLPRSKVVGVGRNYADHAKEMGSEPPASPMLFLMPNTAVAGPGEPITMPAFTEEVSYEVELAVVIGRIAKEVPEERVPEVIFGYTVANDVTARDAQRTDGQWARAKGFDSSVPLGPWVETDLDPADLEISGRLNGSTVQDGTTADMIFDVPFLISYISQAMTLLPGDVILTGTPAGVGLLAEGDTFEGEVEGIGVLRNTFRR; this is encoded by the coding sequence ATGCGTATCGCCCGATTTGTGGTCAATGACGAGCCTGCCTACGGGCTCCTCAACGAGGATGACACCCTGACCGAGCTGGTCGGCGACCCCCTCTACGGCGGGGTCCAGCCGACTGGGAACACCCACCAGCTTGACGATGTCCGCCTGGTCGCCCCCGTACTGCCCCGCTCCAAGGTGGTCGGTGTGGGTCGGAACTATGCCGACCACGCCAAGGAGATGGGCAGCGAGCCGCCCGCCTCGCCGATGCTGTTCCTCATGCCGAACACTGCGGTGGCCGGCCCCGGCGAGCCCATCACCATGCCGGCCTTCACCGAGGAGGTCAGCTATGAGGTGGAGCTGGCGGTGGTGATCGGCCGCATCGCCAAGGAGGTGCCGGAGGAGCGGGTGCCTGAGGTGATCTTCGGCTACACCGTCGCCAATGACGTCACTGCCCGCGATGCCCAGCGCACCGACGGCCAGTGGGCCCGCGCCAAGGGGTTCGACAGCTCGGTGCCCCTGGGCCCCTGGGTGGAGACGGACCTGGACCCCGCTGACCTGGAGATCAGTGGTCGGCTCAACGGCAGCACCGTGCAGGACGGCACCACGGCGGACATGATCTTCGACGTTCCCTTCCTGATCTCCTACATCTCCCAGGCGATGACTCTGCTTCCCGGTGACGTGATCCTCACTGGCACGCCCGCCGGCGTCGGGCTGCTCGCCGAAGGGGACACGTTCGAGGGCGAGGTCGAAGGCATCGGTGTCCTCCGAAACACCTTCCGCCGCTGA
- a CDS encoding branched-chain amino acid aminotransferase, translated as MTFELVPHPSPTPEDQIAEILKEPGFGTTYTDHTAVVDWRADGGWQNHRVEAYGDLQLSPASAVLHYAETIFEGLKAYKHDDGSVCTFRPDQNALRFQRSAARMALPQLPVETFVESLEQLLAQDKAWVPDGEGESLYLRPFLFADEPFLGVRPAQTFSYRVIASPAGNIFGGKLRPVKIWVSRDYVRAAPGGTGSAKTGGNYAGSLVAQQQAIEKGCDQVLFLDPLHENAVEELGGMNVFLVRDDNTLITPELTGTILEGITRDSIIQLAKDRGFTIEERRIGLAEWAEGAADGTITEAFACGTAAVVTPIGQLLDGEDTITMQGDFSVTMSLREELLGIQTGKVEDRHGWLHRLA; from the coding sequence ATGACGTTCGAGCTCGTCCCGCACCCCAGCCCGACCCCCGAGGATCAGATCGCTGAGATCCTCAAGGAGCCTGGCTTCGGCACCACCTACACCGACCACACCGCGGTGGTGGACTGGCGGGCGGACGGCGGCTGGCAGAATCACCGGGTCGAGGCCTACGGGGATCTTCAGCTGAGTCCCGCCTCGGCTGTCCTGCACTACGCGGAGACGATCTTCGAGGGCCTGAAGGCCTATAAGCACGACGACGGCAGCGTCTGCACGTTCCGTCCTGACCAGAACGCTCTGCGCTTCCAGCGCTCCGCGGCGCGTATGGCTCTTCCGCAGCTGCCCGTGGAGACCTTCGTGGAGTCCCTGGAGCAGCTGCTCGCCCAGGACAAGGCGTGGGTTCCTGACGGTGAGGGAGAGTCCCTCTACCTGCGTCCCTTCCTGTTCGCCGATGAGCCGTTCCTCGGCGTCCGGCCCGCCCAGACCTTCAGCTACCGGGTCATCGCATCCCCGGCCGGCAACATCTTCGGCGGCAAGCTGCGCCCGGTGAAGATCTGGGTGTCCCGCGACTACGTCCGGGCCGCTCCCGGCGGCACCGGATCGGCGAAGACCGGCGGCAATTACGCCGGCTCCCTGGTGGCCCAGCAGCAGGCTATTGAGAAGGGATGCGACCAGGTTCTCTTCCTCGACCCGCTCCATGAGAACGCGGTGGAGGAGCTCGGCGGGATGAACGTCTTCCTCGTCCGGGACGACAACACTCTCATCACCCCCGAGCTCACCGGGACCATCCTGGAGGGCATCACACGGGACTCCATCATTCAGCTGGCCAAGGACCGCGGCTTCACCATCGAGGAGCGTCGCATCGGCCTGGCCGAATGGGCAGAGGGCGCAGCTGACGGCACGATCACCGAGGCCTTCGCCTGCGGGACAGCCGCCGTCGTCACCCCGATCGGTCAGCTGCTCGACGGTGAGGACACCATCACTATGCAGGGCGACTTCTCCGTCACGATGAGTCTGCGCGAGGAGCTGCTCGGCATCCAGACCGGCAAGGTCGAGGATCGCCACGGCTGGCTGCACCGCCTGGCCTGA
- a CDS encoding 3-isopropylmalate dehydrogenase, with the protein MAEQTFNIAVIPGDGIGPEVTAEARKVLDAALEHEPIEVNYTEYPLGAEHWLATGEALSEETLEKLKTHDAILFGAVGADPRSTEIPSGLIERQMLLKLRFSLDHYINLRPVHTYPGVATPLGSEEPFDFVVVREGTEGPYAGTGGTLRQGTDAEVANEVSVNTAHGVRRVVADAFERAESRRKHVTMVHKTNVLTYSGSLYQRLTEEIAAHHPEVTWDYMHVDAATIHMVTNPQRFDVIVTDNLFGDILTDLAGAITGGIGLSPSGSINASGEFPSLFEPVHGSAPDIAGKQIADPTAAVLSAKLMLEHLGMEEPARRIDSAVNDQLTAWAMEGGGIGLTTSQRGDAFVEKVRHQGTP; encoded by the coding sequence ATGGCTGAGCAGACTTTCAACATCGCGGTCATCCCCGGCGACGGAATCGGCCCCGAGGTCACCGCCGAGGCTCGCAAGGTGCTCGACGCCGCCCTGGAGCACGAGCCCATCGAGGTCAACTACACCGAGTACCCGCTGGGGGCGGAGCATTGGCTCGCCACGGGGGAGGCACTCTCGGAGGAGACTCTGGAGAAGCTGAAGACCCATGACGCGATCCTCTTCGGGGCTGTCGGGGCTGACCCGCGCAGCACAGAGATCCCCTCGGGGCTGATCGAGCGGCAGATGCTGCTGAAGCTGCGCTTCAGCCTGGACCACTACATCAATCTCCGCCCGGTTCACACCTACCCGGGGGTCGCCACCCCGCTGGGCTCCGAGGAGCCCTTCGACTTCGTGGTGGTCCGGGAGGGCACCGAGGGCCCCTATGCCGGCACCGGCGGGACCCTGCGGCAGGGCACGGATGCGGAGGTCGCCAATGAGGTGTCGGTGAACACTGCGCACGGTGTCCGCCGCGTCGTCGCGGACGCCTTCGAGCGGGCCGAGTCGCGCCGGAAGCACGTGACGATGGTGCACAAGACCAACGTGCTGACCTACTCAGGCAGCCTCTACCAGCGTCTGACGGAGGAGATCGCAGCGCATCACCCTGAGGTGACCTGGGACTACATGCATGTCGACGCGGCGACCATTCACATGGTGACCAACCCGCAGCGCTTCGACGTGATCGTCACCGACAACCTCTTCGGCGACATCCTCACTGACCTTGCCGGCGCCATCACCGGCGGCATCGGGCTCTCCCCGTCGGGCTCCATCAACGCCTCGGGCGAGTTCCCCTCCCTGTTCGAGCCTGTGCACGGCTCTGCCCCGGACATCGCCGGGAAGCAGATCGCTGACCCCACTGCCGCCGTGCTTTCGGCTAAATTGATGCTGGAGCACCTTGGGATGGAGGAGCCGGCCCGCCGCATCGACTCTGCGGTCAACGATCAGCTGACCGCCTGGGCGATGGAGGGCGGCGGAATCGGCCTGACCACCAGCCAGAGGGGCGATGCCTTCGTGGAGAAGGTCCGCCACCAGGGCACTCCCTGA
- the metG gene encoding methionine--tRNA ligase, protein MSKPAYYITTAISYPNGEPHIGHAYEYIASDAMARFKRLDGYEVMFLTGTDEHGQKMQQSAAKEGITPLELASRNSAAFKSVDDEVLNISYDRFIRTTDEDHYEASKAIWRRMVEAGDIYLDTYAGWYSVRDERFFADDETYVGDDGVRYASETGTEVTWTQEESYFFRLSKYAQPLLDFYAANPDFGGPASRFNEVIRFVENGLEDLSISRTTFDWGVPVPKDLTEPQTSLDHVMYVWVDALTNYLTGVGFPDAESEQFRKFWPADVHVIGKDISRFHCIFWPAFLMSAGLELPKRVMIHGFLHNAGEKMSKSVGNVVAPEAWVETYGLDAVRFFLLREFPFGQDGSYTHDAVVGRKNSDLANNLGNLAQRSLSMIVKNCEGAIPEPGEYAAADAAILEQTESLLEISREAYQSQDFHRALERTWFVLGEANAYFAEQAPWQLAKTDLERMRTVLYVTAEVVRKVALLAQPVMPESAEKLLDALGLEPSGDAGRTNASNEGPRSFAAFGERLAPDTPISKPQPVFPRHEEEK, encoded by the coding sequence ATGTCCAAGCCTGCCTACTACATCACCACGGCCATCAGCTACCCCAATGGGGAGCCGCACATCGGCCATGCCTACGAGTACATCGCTTCGGATGCGATGGCCCGCTTCAAGCGGCTCGACGGCTACGAGGTGATGTTCCTGACCGGCACCGACGAGCACGGCCAGAAGATGCAGCAGTCAGCCGCCAAGGAGGGCATCACCCCCTTGGAGCTGGCCTCCCGAAACTCGGCGGCCTTCAAGAGCGTCGACGACGAGGTGCTGAACATCTCCTACGACCGGTTCATCCGGACCACCGACGAGGACCACTATGAGGCCTCCAAGGCGATCTGGCGGCGCATGGTCGAGGCGGGCGACATCTATTTGGACACCTACGCGGGCTGGTACTCGGTGCGTGACGAGCGCTTCTTCGCCGACGACGAGACATACGTCGGCGACGACGGCGTGCGCTACGCCTCCGAGACCGGCACCGAGGTGACCTGGACCCAGGAGGAGTCCTACTTCTTCCGCCTTTCGAAGTACGCGCAGCCGCTGCTGGACTTCTACGCGGCGAACCCGGACTTCGGCGGGCCGGCCAGCCGGTTCAACGAGGTGATCCGGTTCGTGGAGAACGGGCTCGAGGACCTCTCGATCTCCCGCACCACCTTCGACTGGGGCGTGCCGGTGCCCAAGGATCTCACCGAGCCGCAGACCAGTCTCGACCATGTCATGTACGTGTGGGTGGACGCGCTGACCAACTACCTCACCGGCGTGGGCTTCCCGGACGCCGAGTCGGAGCAGTTCAGGAAGTTCTGGCCCGCCGATGTGCACGTCATCGGCAAGGACATCTCCCGGTTCCACTGCATCTTCTGGCCGGCGTTCCTGATGAGCGCTGGGCTGGAGCTGCCCAAGCGCGTGATGATCCACGGGTTCCTGCACAACGCGGGCGAGAAGATGTCCAAGTCGGTGGGCAACGTGGTGGCCCCTGAGGCTTGGGTGGAGACATATGGGCTCGACGCCGTGCGGTTCTTCCTGCTGCGTGAGTTTCCGTTCGGCCAGGACGGCTCCTACACCCACGACGCCGTCGTCGGACGCAAGAACTCCGACCTCGCCAACAACCTCGGCAACCTTGCCCAGCGCAGCCTGAGCATGATCGTGAAGAACTGTGAGGGTGCCATTCCCGAGCCGGGGGAGTACGCCGCGGCGGATGCGGCGATTCTGGAGCAGACCGAGTCCCTGCTGGAGATCTCCCGTGAGGCCTACCAGTCCCAGGACTTCCACCGAGCCCTGGAGCGGACCTGGTTCGTGCTGGGGGAGGCCAACGCGTACTTCGCTGAGCAGGCTCCCTGGCAGCTGGCCAAGACTGACCTGGAGCGGATGCGGACCGTTCTGTACGTCACCGCCGAGGTGGTCCGGAAGGTCGCGCTGCTGGCCCAGCCTGTGATGCCGGAGTCGGCCGAGAAGCTTCTCGACGCGTTGGGCCTGGAGCCTTCCGGCGATGCCGGACGGACCAACGCCTCCAACGAGGGGCCACGGTCCTTCGCGGCCTTCGGCGAACGGCTCGCCCCGGACACACCGATCAGCAAGCCCCAACCGGTCTTTCCCCGCCACGAAGAGGAGAAGTGA
- the serA gene encoding phosphoglycerate dehydrogenase codes for MSKPIVLLAEELSPATVEALGPDFEIRQSDGADRSRLLADIVDADAVMVRSATQVDAEVFAAAKSLKVVARAGVGLDNVDVKAATEAGVMVVNAPTSNIVSAAELTCGHILGMARNISPAHQALKAGEWKRSKYTGLELQDKTLGVIGLGRIGGLVAERMAAFDMEILAYDPYVTSARAHQLGAQLVELDDLLAKSDVVTIHMPKTPETIGMLGRDAFEAMKDTAYVINVARGGLVDENALEEALKAGKIGGAAIDVFSSEPATDLPFFQRENVVVTPHLGASTAEAQEKAGVSVAKSVQLALAGELVPDAVNVAGGAIDELVRPGIPLIEKLGRVLAALSTEAFTDVETEAAGEIAEKNVTALQLAALKGVFTDVVTEPVSYVNAPVLAEQRGISTRLSTTTDVEDYRNALTVRAATSTGTNLEVRGTLTGPRQIEKVVGINGYDLEVTLTDHLVVFEYADRPGVVASLGKILGEHSINIAGMQVSQNTKEGRALSVLAIDAALPSGVLDEIAAEVQASLAAEVNLED; via the coding sequence ATGAGCAAGCCGATCGTTCTCCTCGCCGAGGAGCTGTCGCCGGCCACTGTTGAGGCACTGGGCCCCGACTTCGAGATCCGACAGTCGGACGGGGCTGACCGATCCCGCCTGCTGGCGGACATCGTCGACGCCGACGCCGTCATGGTCCGCTCCGCCACCCAGGTGGACGCGGAGGTCTTTGCTGCGGCCAAGAGCCTGAAGGTGGTGGCACGGGCCGGCGTCGGCCTGGACAACGTGGACGTCAAGGCGGCCACGGAGGCCGGTGTGATGGTGGTGAACGCCCCGACGTCGAACATCGTCTCCGCCGCCGAGCTGACCTGCGGCCACATTCTGGGAATGGCCCGGAACATCTCCCCGGCGCACCAGGCGCTGAAGGCAGGGGAGTGGAAGCGGTCCAAGTACACCGGTCTGGAGCTGCAGGACAAGACTCTGGGCGTCATCGGCCTGGGCCGCATCGGCGGTCTGGTCGCTGAGCGGATGGCCGCCTTCGACATGGAGATCCTGGCCTACGACCCGTACGTCACCTCCGCCCGCGCGCACCAGCTGGGCGCGCAGCTGGTGGAGCTGGACGACCTGCTGGCGAAGTCGGACGTGGTGACCATCCACATGCCGAAGACCCCTGAGACCATCGGCATGCTCGGCAGAGACGCCTTCGAGGCCATGAAGGACACTGCCTACGTCATCAACGTCGCCCGCGGCGGCCTGGTGGACGAGAACGCGCTCGAGGAGGCCCTGAAGGCAGGGAAGATCGGCGGCGCGGCCATCGATGTCTTCTCCAGCGAGCCCGCCACCGACCTGCCGTTCTTCCAGCGCGAGAACGTGGTGGTCACCCCTCACCTGGGTGCCTCCACCGCTGAGGCGCAGGAGAAGGCGGGCGTCTCGGTGGCCAAGTCGGTGCAGCTGGCCCTGGCCGGCGAGCTGGTGCCGGACGCGGTCAACGTTGCCGGCGGCGCCATCGATGAGCTGGTCCGCCCCGGCATTCCGCTGATCGAGAAGCTGGGCCGGGTGCTGGCTGCCCTGTCCACCGAGGCGTTCACGGATGTGGAGACCGAAGCGGCCGGCGAGATCGCGGAGAAGAACGTCACTGCGCTGCAGCTGGCTGCGCTGAAGGGCGTGTTCACCGACGTGGTGACTGAGCCCGTCTCCTACGTGAACGCACCGGTGCTGGCTGAGCAGCGCGGGATCTCCACCCGCCTGTCCACGACCACGGACGTGGAGGACTACCGCAACGCGCTCACGGTGCGTGCGGCCACTTCCACCGGCACCAACCTGGAGGTCCGCGGCACGCTGACCGGCCCCCGGCAGATCGAGAAGGTCGTCGGCATCAATGGGTATGACCTTGAGGTCACCCTCACCGACCACCTGGTGGTCTTCGAGTATGCCGACCGTCCTGGTGTGGTGGCTTCCTTGGGCAAGATCCTGGGAGAGCACAGCATCAACATCGCCGGCATGCAGGTCTCGCAGAACACCAAGGAGGGACGTGCCCTGTCGGTGCTGGCCATCGACGCCGCCCTGCCCTCCGGCGTGCTGGACGAGATTGCCGCTGAGGTTCAGGCCTCCCTGGCCGCCGAAGTCAACCTCGAGGACTGA
- the ilvC gene encoding ketol-acid reductoisomerase, with protein sequence MADLYYDDDADLSVLSGKTVAVIGYGSQGHAHALSLRDSGVDVVVGLKEGSKSRAKAEEQGLKVAAPAEAAKSAQVVMMLVPDQHQEKVFAEDVAPNLQDGDALFFSHGFNIRYGFIKPSENVDVAMVAPKGPGHVVRREYEAGRGVPALIAVEQDATGQAKDLALAYAKGIGGTRAGVIETTFTEETETDLFGEQAVLCGGASQLVQYGFETLTEAGYKPEIAYFEVLHELKLIVDLMVEGGLTKQRWSISDTAEFGDYVSGPRVISPEVKENMKAVLADIQDGSFAQRFMDDQRAGAPEFAQLRQKNQSHPIEPTGRELRQLFSWINDQEDDYQEGQAQR encoded by the coding sequence ATGGCTGACCTCTACTATGACGACGACGCGGACCTCTCGGTCCTCTCCGGGAAGACGGTGGCCGTCATCGGCTACGGCTCCCAGGGCCACGCCCACGCCCTGTCTCTGCGCGACTCCGGCGTCGACGTCGTCGTCGGTCTGAAGGAGGGCTCCAAGTCCCGCGCCAAGGCGGAGGAGCAGGGGCTGAAGGTCGCCGCTCCCGCTGAGGCTGCCAAGTCCGCGCAGGTCGTGATGATGCTGGTTCCGGACCAGCACCAGGAGAAGGTGTTCGCCGAGGATGTCGCACCGAACCTGCAGGACGGCGACGCCCTGTTCTTCTCCCACGGGTTCAACATCCGCTACGGCTTCATCAAGCCGTCCGAGAACGTGGATGTCGCCATGGTCGCCCCGAAGGGTCCCGGCCACGTGGTGCGCCGCGAGTACGAGGCAGGCCGCGGCGTGCCCGCCCTGATCGCGGTGGAGCAGGACGCCACCGGCCAGGCCAAGGACCTCGCTCTGGCCTACGCCAAGGGCATCGGGGGCACTCGCGCCGGCGTCATCGAGACCACCTTCACGGAGGAGACCGAGACCGACCTGTTCGGCGAGCAGGCCGTGCTCTGCGGCGGAGCCTCCCAGCTGGTCCAGTACGGCTTCGAGACCCTGACCGAGGCGGGCTACAAGCCGGAGATCGCCTACTTCGAGGTGCTTCACGAGCTGAAGCTGATCGTTGACCTGATGGTCGAGGGCGGCCTGACCAAGCAGCGCTGGTCCATCTCCGACACCGCCGAGTTCGGCGACTACGTCTCCGGCCCCCGGGTCATCAGCCCCGAGGTGAAGGAGAACATGAAGGCTGTGCTGGCCGACATCCAGGACGGCAGCTTCGCCCAGCGGTTCATGGACGACCAGCGCGCCGGTGCCCCTGAGTTCGCCCAGCTGCGCCAGAAGAACCAGTCGCACCCCATCGAGCCCACGGGCCGTGAGCTGCGCCAGCTCTTCAGCTGGATCAATGACCAGGAGGACGACTACCAGGAGGGCCAGGCCCAGCGATGA
- the ilvN gene encoding acetolactate synthase small subunit produces the protein MAAETSRHTLSVLVEDVPGVLSKVSGLFARRAFNIHSLAVGPSEVEGLSRITVVVDADAHLLEQITKQLNKLVNVIKIIELEPGNSVQRDHLLIKVRADAAARLQVTQAVELFRAKIIDVSTESLTVEATGAADKLDALLSVLEPFGVREIVRSGTLAISRGSKSMADKALR, from the coding sequence ATGGCCGCCGAGACTTCCCGCCACACGCTCTCCGTCCTCGTTGAGGACGTCCCCGGGGTGCTCTCGAAGGTCTCCGGGCTGTTCGCCCGCAGGGCCTTCAACATCCATTCCCTGGCGGTGGGCCCCTCCGAGGTGGAGGGCCTGTCCCGCATCACCGTGGTGGTCGACGCTGATGCGCACCTGCTGGAGCAGATCACCAAGCAGCTGAACAAGCTGGTCAACGTCATCAAGATCATCGAGCTGGAGCCGGGCAATTCGGTCCAGCGCGACCACCTGCTGATCAAGGTCCGCGCGGATGCGGCGGCCCGTCTGCAGGTGACCCAGGCTGTGGAGCTCTTCCGCGCCAAGATCATCGATGTCTCCACCGAGTCCCTGACCGTGGAGGCCACCGGGGCCGCGGACAAGCTCGACGCGCTGCTGAGCGTGCTGGAGCCGTTCGGGGTCCGTGAGATCGTTCGCTCCGGCACGCTGGCGATCTCCAGGGGATCCAAATCGATGGCCGACAAAGCCCTCCGCTAG